In Mugil cephalus isolate CIBA_MC_2020 chromosome 11, CIBA_Mcephalus_1.1, whole genome shotgun sequence, the genomic window GGTACACCCgtgacaagaagaagaactccACAATGAGAGACACAAGGTTCCAGCCCAGGATGAAGCCGCAGCCAACTACATTGGAGGCCAGGGTCATGACCTGTCCCACTGCCAGTGGGGCCAGGATGTTAGTCACCTGATCTATCCGCCTCATGGTTGCATTCATTCCTTTTTGTGTGGATGAAACACGCAGAGATTAGCGGGTGTCCACTAGAGGACTTAAAGCTAGTGCAGAAACATgttaatacatacatatacacacatatatatacatacaagcTTGTGTCAAACATGGGAGTACAAACCCTCACCAGCTAGGTGACCTCGGTTGTAGCCCGTGATAACCACAATCCAATCCCTCTGAATGGCGATGGTCAGTGCTGTGCTTGCAAGGTTTGCCACATCTGCCAGGACGATCACCACCGTATAACAAACCACCTTGTGTGAGTTTTGCGATGCAACATGTTACTATGACAGCACAGAGAAGCTCAGAAGCAGAGACAACAGGGACACATGACAGAGGGAACAACTGCGGCAAAAACTCTTCTTCTGAGCAATAAACAGTGTTGACTTTACAGATCAATATGGTACAAAATATGAGGTGTATACTCACAGTAAGCCACCCATCCCAGATCTGTTCAATCCTTTGCTTATATGAGAACACCAACATGAGCACAATGCTACATACTGTCACTGAGATGTTCTGAATGAAAAGAGATGCATGTGCGACTAAAATAGAAGATGGAAAAAACAGTTTCAGACTTTAAGACATACATGGTATACTGAATAAATCAACACTAGCCGTGACAGATATGAGTCAGCGGCTGTGAACATTGTGCCTTGAGTCCTGCTGGATGAGTCTACCTATCAAATCAGGCACTGATTTACACTTGAGACATCGGGCCAATGGAATTTACCACCTAGTGGGATAGGAGACCGGCATATGTCTTGGACCAAGATTGAAATCCTCTGGTCTATGCTGCTCTTCTGTATCATGATGCACGCTCAGATTTTTCAAATGGGTGCGAAATTTCTTGCGCATACCTTTATTCCTAGGATTGCGATCAACCCAGTCTCCAATCAAAGCCCCAAGCAGGAGCACTGACCCAGCCACTACCAATCCAAACACTGCAGTCAACAGCAGGTTACGGCCGTACAGCTCAATCAGGAAGACAGAAATTGCAAAGTGCCACATGCGGTCACCCTGTTTAACGCAAGATGAAATCGTTACGTGCTGCCAGGGAAGGGGCCATGAGTATGCTGCCACACAGTTCACAGTTAGCAGACTACCTCGCAGTTATTTCCGTTGCGATGCCTTATCTATTGCTCCAAATGATTCTTACCCACATTGACAATGCCCCACTGACATAGATGAGAAACTTGGGACCCTTGAGGTAGATAAGAGCTGAACCTTACAAGGAAGAAATGCACGAGAACCAAATCAGTTACATATACGCCACAAATACATTCCACTAATGGAACAGCTAGATTTAAAGGTCACCTGGTATACTCCTAGCTTTTTTAGCTCTTGCATCCCTGATGTCGTCAGCCTCAAACTCGACCACAATCCCGCCACACCGGGAGGCGTCTGCTCTCTGCGACATTATCTAGTAAAaaattacagacaaaaaaaaaaaaaaacacggtgaaCTTGTCGCATATCAAGTCTcattattgcaaaaaaaaaaaaaaaaaaaaaacgtttggcACTACTGTGATAGTTACATACATAACTGTTTGAACACCGTGTCCTTTTGAACTCAACACACTGCTGTAACCTTTGCTCTGTATCATTAAGTATGCCACTTACAAATAGAATCATGGAAATTTCTTTTCAGATATACAGGAGTCATAAATAATCAAGTGTTAGAAATATAGCCTCTGTCAGTTTGGAAGTAGAACTAGCAACACTGAaaatagcattagcatgtaaccTCATCTAGCTCTATGAGTGCACTCTCTAACATCAATTAAAGTGGAAATAAGTCAACGAAGCGTCAGCTGTCACCTTTGTTCGGATGTTGCACTCAGTCCTTGCTGTTGTTCCTGGATGGTGTATCTTGTGCCATGTATCCTACATTAGGATGCTAGTCTTTCCTGAGAGCTGGAATTCAGGCTGTAGTAGTAGTTTGAAAGGCTTAATAACATCACAGTGTTCAAGTGCACCATTGTATGAAAGTGCCAGAAAAGCAGAACAGGCAGAGAGGCAACAAAGGCAGCCAGCATATTCCAAAGCACGTGACGCTCCGGGGACAATATCACTGTCCACccacaccacaaaaaaagacaactgcGTAACTGCGTATAACCgaaaatacacacacgcatacacggACACAGTCCGTGAGCACATGCATGCATCctcactcccactcccacaaGCACAGTCCCACTACTGTCATACACCCACATTCACTGTTGAcgtgtaaaaggaaaaaaaaaaggttacattGAGGACACATCATACTACTTCACTCGTTAgcagcaagaagaaagaaaatagttgCTTATAATATACATAGTAAACATTGTCCCCAGACAAATgtgatttacaataaataactttttttttttgaaaattaataATGTGCTTATCACAAAACATTCAGACAATTCATCCATCGCACTCCACTTGTTCACGAAACATCAACACAGGAAATTAACTGTTGTCTTCCTTTAatcaaataataacacaaacttCATAATCAGTTCCAGGCTTTGcttatctgtattttttctcGGGGATATAGTCCTGCGTTGATTTGCTCAGCCTGAGAGTGTCTGCATTTCCTTCGCTTGTATGAATCCACTTGTGTGAATTatgacaaaatgaatgttttcatttagaaaatatATGGACGTTATGCGTGCATGTTATGCAAAGTGATGTAATTTACACCATAAAATCGATAGGAAAATGATAAAGTAATCATTTAGTTGTTAAAAGGATAGTTAGGTTTCCTTGAAGTGGGATAAAATGGTATGCTTATCGATAGATTAGGTAAGAAAATAATGGAGTACCACCACTGAAGTTAATAACATCAAAACTGAAGCCTGTATAGGCCCCTTCACGGtctgtaaacaatgtgacgtttttgaggggcggggcttaactggatgccaaacatctcagaCATTATAGCTTGTAAACCGTGGTTaccatatttcaatggactgttttggtaCGAATggacaagaaaaacacatattctagagaatatactaatacactgaTTCTCTGTGAccgtgagttttatttttaaaagttgactttgactgatgggactacatctACCGaaccctacactctcactcactggatggacgatttgaccacaggaggacacggaggagatgaagtctggtctgtcttaaTCAAGTTAAGTCTCTCTAAGATATTACCAGAAGTAAGTGGATCCACTGAGGATTCGGGTAATGTAGcaaatgcagcttctgcttggacTTCTCTGAAACCCGCAGCTAATGTTACATTacctagtggttagcattagcattacagtgtaacaagaatcccctaaataagtaTAAACTTAAAGTAATTTCAGTCAttatttattctaacccataatgttatccaggctgaaactgataaTGCATttcatattaatcttatctgattaGTATGCgcgttgtttattttctcactccaatcctttcttttaatcgctaAAGCCAAACCCAAACCAGAGTTGTTtagactggcagtggctggtatgtgataaaacttgtgttgtttatttttctgttttggcaccaaaaaatacaacaagacattttcatgatCTGAAGTGAcggtgttcgcctcaagcttccctctcttctgcctccagttaacatcgtgacgtcacagtgatgtcaGCCATGAAGGGGCAAGATATTTATTCAGATCCAACAGAGGCCATTGATTAATTCAGTTCCCCATTGGAAAATGCTGTGTGACAAGTCGACAGTGCTTATTTTGGTGGCTAAAATACACTCCTGGCCCATCAATTATAGGTAAGAAACTAAGAATAGAAGACAACCCTACACTAACACCCCTGGTTATCCTTATCATTAATGAGATTACGtagtttatatatgtttttaattcacAATTCCTCATTACAAAGTTCATCTGCGTATGGATTTAGATTGTGCCTCATCGTGATGTAATTCTTCAGGAATCCCATGAATCTGAATGAAGCCACAAGTGGAATTGAGAGGACAGGAAGAACAGATAGGAGCACACAGATGGCAAAAACCCACTGAGGATAATCCAGAACATCTGCAAGAGGGAAGTTCACCTGTGGGGGTAATGGATTGAAAAGTCAGTGTTTTCCCTTTGAGTCAGACTTGATTAATTCTGCACTGTGATGTGGGGAAATCTTTCTTACATAATCTGGGTTCCAGGTGTTGTATGTCGGTTGCTTCTCAGCCTCAACCACAACGTATGCCACAAAAACCACCAGCAGCATGACGGGGCTGATAAAACGCCACGTCACCTGCCAGTAGATGTTTGGTCTCCGGCCTGTCATCCATTCAATGTCATCGTTGAACCTGTGGGCAAATGGGAACAATCTATCAAATCATTCCTATACACTGTAACTCAAAATGTTATGGCATGAATTACAACATCACCTGTTAATTCCATAGATGTATACCACAGCGGTGATCTCGAAGAAGGCTATGATGAGCAGAGGCATGGATCCCACATAGCTGTTAAAAATCTCCAGCCAGTAGTTGCCGGAGCCCAAAGTGAAGATGAGGGCCACAGTAAAGGAGGTGAGGCAGATTAAGCCTACAagaaaaatagaacaaatgttGAAACCAGGCTACTTACAAGAATGTGATTACAAGATCTGTTGATATACCTGTGAAAATTTCCTTAGGAAGCCAAGGTGGGACCATGTGTAGGTCCAACAGAGGAGTAAGGACCCCCTCAAGGTTTCCAAACATGGAGGACAGGCCCAGGCAGAAGAGCATGATAAAGAAGAGGATCGCCCACACCTGAGATCCTGGCATGTGTATCACTGCCTCGGTGAACAATATGAAGGCCAGTCCGGTTCCTGAGACGCTCTGAAGGTAGGACGTAATAAGTGCTCATAAATgcaaacatagaaaaaaaaagaaatcttttcaAATATACCAACCTGTTCCAAGAACGTCTGCAGATTGCAGGTCTTTAGATGGAGGCTTTCAACCTCCATGGGATCAGTTGTGTTGAGATAGTTGAACCAGTCTTGATAGTTTTCAAGAGTTATGTTCTCATCCCCAATGTTGAACGCGTTCGTCAAACTTAATATGTTCCTAAAATGAGTGATATATTATATCACTTGGCATTCCAGGTAAAAGCGTAAAAATGCACCGACAATTTCTTATGCAATAGTCACATTTGTTCATGGCCTCCATTGCACATACCAGTTTTGACAGTTAAGGTAGTTTTCGTTTGCTTTAAACCCAAGGATGGCAAAAATAGGAATTGATGCATATATTGACGTGAAACTGTTGACACATCCAACGATCAGGGCATCGCTCTGACAGTTAttcctgcaaaaacaaaatgtttaactttGCACATTATGCAACGTTTCTTGTGTGAATAAAAGGCACAACTCACTTCTGAGGATTATAACTGGAGAAAGCAATGAGTCCCCCAAAGgccaaagacaaagagaaaaagatctgAGTAGCAGCGTCAAGCCAGACCTTAGGATTTTTCAGGATTTCCCACTGAGATGAAAAGATTGATTGTAGTCAGGCACCAGATTGCGCTCACTAAATCTTGTCATGACATCATTTGAGGAAAGAAACTGACTTACATTTGGTGTGAAGAGATATATTAAACCATCTGTTGCTCCAGGAAGAGTCAAGGCCCTGACTAAGAAAATGGTAAGAACAAGATACGGGAAGGTGGCTGTGACATAGATGGCCTGTTGAAGAATGTTTGAATGAAAGTCAtgtcaaataaattattttactaCGTTCACACTTTCTTCAGTACATTTCTGTTGTGAAGAGCCTTAAAGTTAAAGAGGGTTTTAACAATACTAAATGTCCTTTTATGTCAAAGGTCAATGGTCAgtttcactgtgacatcataaCGTTTTGTCTTCactacatattttacattatatcaTATTCAacaggcatgtgtgtgtcttttagaaGTTCCAGGTTACTTTAATGGTACCAACATTTGTCTGGGCAgtggataaaaacacaaataattaaaaaaacatatattagcACCACATGGTTTAATTAATTACCTTTCCAATTGTCTCAATACCACGTATGAAGCAGATGTAGACGACGCACCAAGCAGAAGCAAGACACAACACGAGCCACCACTGTAAGGACCCACTGGTCTCGATGTTTGGTGTTATGTTCAGTGTTTCACGATACCAAAAGTAATTCACTGCTGAGCTCTCTTCACATTCCTTAACATAGCCTTTATCAAAGAGATGATTAATATCACAGTTATTGAGCAgctctttatgttttttttttttactttggttATTATTCAGTGGTTATTGTTAATTTATCTCGTCATGATGTAAAAATTACCTGTCCGGTTCAAGTTTATGGGGCAGTCCCTCCAGGGAAGCGGATTCTGAAAGGAGTGGAAGAAGTACCAGAGGATCCAGGCCAAGATCATGTTGTAGAAGAGACCAACCAGGAAGGAAACGATCATGGAACTCACACCTGTGTACACAGATTCATACATCGAAGGTGGCGGTAAAGCTTCCTCCTCACCCTTCTTTTTCAATCCTAAATGAAGCTTGTGGACACCAAACCTTCTCACCTAGACCTCCCAGATATGGTGAGATTGAATTCCACACTCCAACACTTCCCATGCGGAGTCGCTGCCCAACAGCCAGTTCCATGTGCAGCAGAGGAAGTCCCTCGAACACCAAGGCAATGACATAAGGAATCAGGAATGCCCCTGAAATTGATAATAAATGCCAGACGTGAGCAGTTTCCTTCACCTTAAAAATTGCATTTACAGCCGGAGGTCATTCAGTTCTTGTTCACTGGACATTTTATTATCACCAGACAGAACTTTATCACACATATCAAACAATACATCCGACATACTCTAACTGTGTACCCTTTGACAATACCATATATCATATACACCACTGTGCATGGGGTAGTAGTAACAGAGTGTCTCAGATTTAAACATCTATTAAGTACCATAACAGCCAAGAAGGAACTGGCTTAAGTAAATCAAGCAGAGTCACCATATTACTGACATCTCTACCTAAATCATTGATGTGAATTATGTGACATATTACAATTCCTGTGTTCAGGCATGTTTCCAGGTTGACATTTGACGCAATAAcaatctgataaaaaaaaaaaaaaaaagattaaaaagaagctttaaacttttaaaatgtgggTGTGGGAATGGTATTAAAATCTCAGTCAGTTTTGACCGTATATACAATTAACAACGTGATACAGTTGTGAACACTGAGATGAAGTTGGAAATTCATTTCATGTATTATTGAAAACAAGTATAACACAAAAGTACAGTATCTGCATCatgtctctctttgtgtgtatgttgttgGTATAATGAACCTAAATTTACTGTAACTAAATGaacaatttaattttgtttctcaacctaaaggaaaaaaaaactgtaaataaatgtttccttGGTGAAGCCAAGTGAAAAGCCAGACAAAAGCCATAGTAAATAATATCTACTAACCTCCACCGTAGATTTGACACAAGTATGGAAACCTCCACACATTACCAAGTCCCACAGCAAAGCCTATGCAGGTTAGCAAATACTGACATTTATTGTCCCATTTAGGCCTGTCATCCTTCTGTTTCTCCCCGACACTTCCGTCTTCTCCGTCCACCACTTCGTTGTCGCTTGTCATTTTGGTTTGATGTGTGAGGCAAAGGCGAATGTGTGGCTGTTCAGTCTGAAGAGAAGTGAAGGAACTTGTGACCTGTTACTTATTTGTATCAGGAGACGTAGGGGTGACTTTATCAGCCTCTGGTTTCTTGTTAGCTCTTGAAGCTGTGGGAACGCCGTGGCTTGTTTAAATGAAATTCCTTTGTCTATAGTAGCGAGATATGATGGTGATAACAGAGGCAATAACAGGAATACGGCACAGCAGTGGTACAAGGACTCAAACGTTTTAATTTGAGATGTGAtacagtttagttttatttacacacaGTGGCACAGTTAATTTAGTCAATTACATTACAGGAAGATAGTAACATGTGGCGCATGCAGACACCTTCATCTGTCTTCTGTGACATATTAATACAAAATACTGTCAGtcaagtctgtttttttttttttttttttttttttctaccagtgGATTACAAATATCATCTTGGATCTGAATCATCAgtatttatttcacatctcAAATCCTTCACAAATCGCAACAGTGACCCCAGCTGGACAGATATCATCAATACATAGATCCAGGCCACCTTCCCTTTTTCCAGCATCTCCTTCCAGCCTcagaatttaattatttatcacaTAAAATGATCAGCTTGGGGAGAAATAGGCAAAGTGCTTAAGTTAAAgaaatttcagtgttttaagcGAAGTTTCACTCAAGATGTTTTAAAGTTCCGGTAGGTTATTGCCCTCGGTTCTACTAACCACACTAGAAAAAAGGACATTGTTGGATCAACTTAAAAAATGACTTCAATTGGTAGCACGCAATTTAATTCCAGTTTGTTTAGTTACAGTTTGCAGGTTAGATTAGAAACAGTTAATAACTTGAGTGCTTTGAAATCAACAGTTTACTTTAATACAACTTAAATTATAAGGCGCATTCACTTagaagtttttaatttttcaactcAGTTACTGTTGCTTAACAAACTAATAGTATGGTTTCAGGTAGTTTTTGTAGTCATCAGGCAAGAGGtagggttcaccctggacaggttgcgaGTCCATCacagggtcaatttagaatcaccaataaATCTACAACAAACATGCCACCACAAACCGGACTTCAGcctggaccttctcactgggagccATCAGCGCCaaccacagagctgctgtgCTGCCCCATACAAAGGTCCAGTATCCAAAAGAAGTTTAATTTACATGCTGCATGTGCTTCCATAACATGGCACATTGCCATTTCTTGGCCCAAAGGCGCAatcgtagtgtgtgtgtgaagtgtgtttaaAGATAATGTTCAGTATATTAATCTAATGAGGGAGAAGTTCCTTTACATCAACACAactagaaaaaaagacatttggcaATAAGAGGCCAAACGTGTCTCTgaaagaaatctgaaaaatgtcaaGGCGTTAGACGAAACCTAAAGAAACTCAACTCACACACTTTGTCTCAACTAAGAACAGTAGGTTAATCGAACAAAGTGTAATTTCAAGTTACACTTTGTTCACGGACTCATGCAAAAAATTACATCACTTCAACtattacacaaatacactttgtagagtgtgtgtcaggctgcatctcgctggggatgactgctgccatcaaagagtctCACTGCTACGGGGTAGgggtgccaggtccaaaagtttcccagcagaacattgagttgtcagaagatggtcaatgataacAAATACATGTCAGATACAGTAATAATAACTACATGTGAACTGTTCAACTTAATTTATAGATAGAGAATAGGTTTTCACTCCACCGTGCCATTTTTTATGGAGTTTTTAATCATGCAGTCATCAATTTTTATGGCATTCTAAAAGTGATGCATTACACTGGACAAACAGGTTATGGTCTTAAAATTCAGATGAGTCATTACGTagctgtgtttcagttttacagctaCCTGGCTCATTGCAAGAAACGAGGGCTTTCCACAAAGTCAGTGGTGGCTGACGAAGCATAAAGTGGTTATTTTAGAAAGATTCCTTAAGTTTTAAGGAATTTCTCAAGAAAATTATACTTTTCCAGGCTCATGGTTCATTTGATTTGGATCAGATAGATTATAGACTTtattccctctctttctctgtaaaCATTTCCAGATAGCAATTAAAGGCACGGCCAAACTGGGTATCCCGGCCAGTATAAAGATGACCAGATAGACCCAGACTGGATACAGCTTTTCCTCCAATGTCGGGAACTCCTCCTGCGAAGAGGTAAATGTTGTAGTTTTGTTAGTGAAAGCCTGATTTGGTCATTACACATCATTCTTGGGATTATATCGGGTATATTTACCGACTCAGGATCCCAGGCTTTGTAAGAGATCACTTCAGAAACTTTAGTAACCAAGTAAAAGACCAAGATAAAAAACATAATGAGCGGGCTGATGACTCTCCAGGATGCCTGCCAGAAGAAGTTGGGTTTGTGGCCAATCATGAACTTTATATCGTCATTGAATCTGGGAGGAAAAGAACACAGTAACGCTGCAGTGTCAGGAGTGTGAAAGGACATGACCAATCACAGGAGCAGTTAAATGGAAGATTAATCTAAAAATGCCATGAGCAGAACTTCTATTTTTATAATGTCCACATACTGGTTTTGATAAATCATCTAGTTTTGTCTCACCTGTCTATCCCGTATATGTACACCACTGAGACCATCTCGCAGAATGCAACAACTAGCAGAGGGATGGATCCTCCATAGGTGTCAAAGAGAGAAAGCCAGTAGTTCCCAGAGCCCTGGACAAATATCAAACCCACAAAGCAGCAGATAACACACGTCACacctgaagaagagaaaagattGAATGAAACCCATATTTTATCAGTAAACATTGAGCATTAATGTATAAGACACGGGAGAAAACTGTCACTGGGTTGCACACACCTCTGCATCTATTATAAAAACATGATGTTGCAAAGGTTGTGTTGCCAACTCGGATTCAGACAAGATACAACTCTGAGTTGCATCCCGACATTATAAAGCTGCCACCATTTGTATTCTGATCTTAGTGTCAGAACTCAAGACTTACTGGCACTGGTGCACCAAAAATAACTTAAGTTCACACCCTGTAAATTCCACTCAAGTACAAGAATCATTCAATGTAAAGcccaataaaatgttttatagaaATTCTGAGCAAAGGAAAATGAGAGAGTGGATGTCCAGTTACCCGTGACTGCTTCTTTTGGCCATGTCTTTGGCAAAATTTTGAGGTCTTGCAGCGGCACCAGGACTCCCTCGATGTTGCCAAACATAGACGAGAGGCCGAGACAGAAGAGCATTAGGAAGAAAAGGACCGACCACAGTGGTGAGATCGGCATCTTAGTGATGGCCTCAGTGAAGACAATGAAGGCTAAACCCGTCCCTTCAACTCCCTGGGCACAAACACAGCACGGGTTTAAAGCAAAACACGCTGTGGACGAACAAACCCTCTGTCCTCGCGCATGAATAAATCTTACCTCACTCAGGAAAGTTTCCAAGTTGCAGGTTTGCAGATCCATCTGTCGAATGATCTCGGGGTATGTTTCGTTGAGCTG contains:
- the LOC125016462 gene encoding sodium-dependent neutral amino acid transporter B(0)AT3-like, whose protein sequence is MTSDNEVVDGEDGSVGEKQKDDRPKWDNKCQYLLTCIGFAVGLGNVWRFPYLCQIYGGGAFLIPYVIALVFEGLPLLHMELAVGQRLRMGSVGVWNSISPYLGGLGVSSMIVSFLVGLFYNMILAWILWYFFHSFQNPLPWRDCPINLNRTGYVKECEESSAVNYFWYRETLNITPNIETSGSLQWWLVLCLASAWCVVYICFIRGIETIGKAIYVTATFPYLVLTIFLVRALTLPGATDGLIYLFTPNWEILKNPKVWLDAATQIFFSLSLAFGGLIAFSSYNPQKNNCQSDALIVGCVNSFTSIYASIPIFAILGFKANENYLNCQNWNILSLTNAFNIGDENITLENYQDWFNYLNTTDPMEVESLHLKTCNLQTFLEQSVSGTGLAFILFTEAVIHMPGSQVWAILFFIMLFCLGLSSMFGNLEGVLTPLLDLHMVPPWLPKEIFTGLICLTSFTVALIFTLGSGNYWLEIFNSYVGSMPLLIIAFFEITAVVYIYGINRFNDDIEWMTGRRPNIYWQVTWRFISPVMLLVVFVAYVVVEAEKQPTYNTWNPDYVNFPLADVLDYPQWVFAICVLLSVLPVLSIPLVASFRFMGFLKNYITMRHNLNPYADELCNEEL